CGACAGCAATGGGGTCGTTGAACCCGGATTCGCACTCGATCAGATCGGTGAGCGGCTTCGGCAATCGGCCCTGCAGCGGACGGAGCAGAGCCAGAACAGCAGAAGCATCGGTGCTCGCGACCATGGCCCCAACGAAAAGACTGCGCGGGAGGAGGGCGGTGCTCGACTCCGTTCCTTGCGCCAGACCGAAGCCGAAGACCACCAACGTGATCAGTGCTGCCGTGATCAGCACACCGATGGTGGCCAGACGAGCCGCTGGGCGAATCACTCCACGCACCTGCTGCCAGTTGGTGGTGAGACCTCCGAAAAACAACACCAGCACAAGAGCTGCTTCAGTGATCTGCTTGGCCGTATCAAGACTCAGCAGTGTGATTTCATGACTGCCGGGAACAACCACTACGTGATTTTCAATCAGCAGACCGAGCAGCAGCACCATGAGGATTCCAGGAACCCTCACCCGGGCCGCAAGGTCATCCAGCAGAACTGAGACCAGCAGCAACCCGCCGAATGCCACCAGATAAAGCGAGAGGCCGTTGTCCAAACCAACTGCGGAAGTGGTCTTGAAGGGTTCTAGCCTGAGCTGCGAATAACGACCCGTGATGGCAGAGACAGAGTCGAGCCCTGCAGCAGCTGCCAAGCCACCCGCTCCCCTAAAAAAAGGTGCGTTGGTGCGGGTCAACCGAGCGGCCTATGCCGGCAGTGTTGAATCCGGAGCCAGCGATCCTTATCCACCGGCTTACATCTTCGATGGTCCTGGAGAATTGTTGGTGGTGAAGGGCGACTACGGGCAGGTCCGCTGGCGGCGTCCGGTACCCGATGTCTGGTTGCGCATCGATCAGCTCGAGCCTTTCGCCTGAGGATTGAGCGATTCCTCAACTGTGGTGATCGCGGCGGGCACCGACTGAACAGCCTCAGGAAGTCGCCAGATGGCTCCACCAAGAACAGCTGCGAGCGATTCAAGGCTCACCAGAATGGGATGTTGCCCATGTCGCTCGACTGCAGCTGAGGCCACCGAGGACGCAGACCAGGGATTCCAGCCCGCCAGCAGAACCACGCTGCGATAAGCGCTAGGCCAGGGACTTTCTGAGTTGGAAGCCTCCAGCAGCTCGAAATGGTGAGCAGCCTCAGCCGGCCGATTGGTCAGGACCGCCAGCAGAGCCAGACTCCAGCGCGCAGAATCATCAGATGGATCCTGCTTGAGGCGCTCAAGAGCCGACCGCCGGAGCGGTGCTCGATAGCTGAAATGGCCGTCAAGCATGTGCTCGATCGCCACACTGCTGAAGACGGGATCGAGCCCTGCAGGTCCTTGCGCCAATCCTGCAGCGAGCCGAGGAAACCGCTGCTCGAAACCCTCGGGAACCGTTGAATCGATCCGTCGCTTCCAGAGCGAGTAACTGCCTCCCTGTGGACGCGGAAATACCTCCACCTCCTCAAAGAGCCCGCTCTTACGAACGGCCTGATCCAAGGAACGAGCAGACCTGCGGACCGAGCCCTGGTCACCTTCAGCAAGCAAGACCCAGTTGGCATGGTCCAACACGGGCTGGATGTGATCAGTGCTTCCGCCGAGCTGGCGACCCACCAACTGGCCTCCGTTGCGGCGGCCGTAGTAACTCACATTGTGCTGATTGAGATCAGGCGTACTGGGAACAACAATCAAGGTGATTGGATCAGCGACGGGATCCGCGCCACCAGCTTTCTCAACGATCGATCGCAGCGGATGCCGATTTCCTGGTTTCAGGCGTGCATATTGGGCAGTCCAAGCTGGTGCGATCGCAACCAGTGCTCCCGCAGTGAGAGCCAATCCAGGCAGCCAGGCTGATCGGGCAGGCCAGCGTTGACGGATCCACACGCCCCACTGCCACCAGCCGCGGCTCAGCAATACCAGCAATGGCGGCAACAACGGAGCCATGTAACGGGGGTCTTTGTTGGGGCTGAGATTGGTCACCAACCAACCCAGAAACAGCGTTCCCACCAACCAGCGCCAGGCATCCGCTTGATCCTGTTGATTGCTGAGCGTTGCCATCCGTGGTCTGAAACGCATCACGACCAGCAAGACAAGGCCAGCCAGCCCAATCCACAGCAGTGCCGGGCCGATCTGAAGGGGGACCTGACGCAAATACCAGAGCCAGCCCGACAAGCTGAAGACCCCCGGGTCACCCTCTCGGGCCGCGGACTCGATCACCGCTCGATTGGTGCCACCAAGGGTCGTGATCCAGTTATGCCGAAGCCAGGGGAACACTGAGAGCAAAACCAACATCAATCCCGCCAGCGCCTGCAGTCGCCGGCCCCGTCCGATGCGCTGGGCTGTCACAAGTGACCAACCCAGTGCAGGCAATAACACCAGAAGAGCGCTCTGTTTCACCAAAACCGAGAACGTCACAGCAAGCGCAGCCCAAAGGGCTTGCCACCAGTGACCTCCGCAACGCGGACTCCACCAAGCTCCCAGCCGCCAAAGCGCCAACGTGACCAAAGCGGTCAAGGGCAGTTCAAGCACGTAATCGCTCCTGAGTTCCAGCAGCATCGGTGCCAGGGCTACAGCCGAAGCAGCCAGCAAGGCGAATCCCCTGGCTGATCGTCTTGGGCGCAGAAACTGGAGTGCCCACCCGGCACTGGAGACCAGCAGCAAGCCATTCCAGAAGCTCAACGTCCATGCCGCTTCAGAAGGAGCGTCGCCAGCAACGGCCATCACCGTGCCGTTCACCAACGAGGCCAGAGGGGGGATCTTTGGCGAGAGGTCGAGGAGAGCGTTCCAGCCTTGCCAACCACCTCCTGCCAGAACGCCAAGAGCACGTCCATGGTCAAGCGCGCTGTTGAGGTAATCCGCCTGATCCCACGACGGCAAACCAGCGTGATGGCCCCACCACAGACGATCAGCAACGGTGGACAACAGCCAGATCAAGATCAGGCAGACACGGAACGGCCCAGCACCCATCAACCGATCTCCAACCTGCGTCGTTCCTGCTGAAGACGCTGTCGACGTTGACGAGCCTCCCGCAACATCTCCCGTCCGTCATGGAGATAGCTGTCGACGTAACCCATCGTGTAACGCTCCAGCTCCGCAACAGCATCTTCTACCTGAGAGAGGCAGTGATACACGCTTAGGCCAAAGCCTCGGGCCGATGGCGGAGTCGGCAGTGATTGAAACAGGCTCTTGACCTTGTCCAATCGGTTTCGACTCTGTTCCAGATAGCTGCAAAACGCCTCCATCAGATCATCGTCATAAGGATCTGCCGACAGAGCTTTC
This genomic window from Synechococcus sp. MIT S9220 contains:
- the ndhO gene encoding NAD(P)H-quinone oxidoreductase subunit O — its product is MAETESSPAAAAKPPAPLKKGALVRVNRAAYAGSVESGASDPYPPAYIFDGPGELLVVKGDYGQVRWRRPVPDVWLRIDQLEPFA
- a CDS encoding glycosyltransferase family 39 protein, with amino-acid sequence MGAGPFRVCLILIWLLSTVADRLWWGHHAGLPSWDQADYLNSALDHGRALGVLAGGGWQGWNALLDLSPKIPPLASLVNGTVMAVAGDAPSEAAWTLSFWNGLLLVSSAGWALQFLRPRRSARGFALLAASAVALAPMLLELRSDYVLELPLTALVTLALWRLGAWWSPRCGGHWWQALWAALAVTFSVLVKQSALLVLLPALGWSLVTAQRIGRGRRLQALAGLMLVLLSVFPWLRHNWITTLGGTNRAVIESAAREGDPGVFSLSGWLWYLRQVPLQIGPALLWIGLAGLVLLVVMRFRPRMATLSNQQDQADAWRWLVGTLFLGWLVTNLSPNKDPRYMAPLLPPLLVLLSRGWWQWGVWIRQRWPARSAWLPGLALTAGALVAIAPAWTAQYARLKPGNRHPLRSIVEKAGGADPVADPITLIVVPSTPDLNQHNVSYYGRRNGGQLVGRQLGGSTDHIQPVLDHANWVLLAEGDQGSVRRSARSLDQAVRKSGLFEEVEVFPRPQGGSYSLWKRRIDSTVPEGFEQRFPRLAAGLAQGPAGLDPVFSSVAIEHMLDGHFSYRAPLRRSALERLKQDPSDDSARWSLALLAVLTNRPAEAAHHFELLEASNSESPWPSAYRSVVLLAGWNPWSASSVASAAVERHGQHPILVSLESLAAVLGGAIWRLPEAVQSVPAAITTVEESLNPQAKGSS